The genomic stretch CCAGAGAGAAACAAACTGACATGAAATGTCTACGACAAACTATTTTCTCCTTGCTAAAACAACTTCAGCCCAACATGGACAGAAGTTCAACAATTGAGAAACTGATCAATTTTATTCACCTTACGCCCACTTTATTTAAACAAACTCTCATCTTCACTCTAGTAGAAAATAAGTAGTGATAGGTAATACCCTATAACTGTTACAGTCACTTCAGTACAAAACCTAGAAGCGTCAGGCAATAAACTAGTAGTTTTCGTCCAAAAGTGGAGAGCAGGTGCATGTCCCTTGAAAATGACAGTAAAATAGCCaagcaaagaaaaataaacaaacaagaAGATTCAAATACCTGAAGTACTTGAAACagccaaggaaagaaaaatgaaccaaaaaaaaaaaagattcataTACCTGAAGTACTTACCAGATCAGTTGTAGACGAGTCCATGTTTACCTGCCCTTCAGGTACTTGATGACAAATGCTAGTCCCTTTTAAATCAATCTTTCCCTCAGTTTTAGCCAAAACTCCTGTAacacaaaaacaaaagtaacCACAACTACTAGTTAATGCTTGGATAAGGTAACTAGCACCTTGCACACAGTTCAAGATAGGAATTTTTAGTTTGACCGCTCATGCTTCAGCTGCAAGTTTTAGAATCAGCGACTACAAAAAACTGATTTAACTTCATATTCCTTCACATTTGAGCAATATCACTAATACAAATGTATTATACACAATCCAACCATCTGACTAAATCAAGCCTAAGCCTAAGCCTAATGAAAAAACTTTCAACTAAGGATGCAACATGCATGTTTGAGACTATATTAATTACAAAACTATTAAGGGGTAAATCATCACCTTCAGCATCAGAAGAAATCTTGAAACTGATAGCATATTCTGGGTAGATATGAGAATTTGCATTCATGTTCCATATTACATAATGGCTTGGGTTTTGAAAATCATCCATTCCACTATCAAAGTCCTCGCTACTGGGATGGAACTGTTCTGATCCAGGATGAACAAGCTCTGTGTTTCCCATTATTACACGACAAAATACCATATGTCGTACACCATTTTCGTCAACATCAGAATAATTTGCactgtgaaaaaaaaaaaaaagaaggctgAAACCTCACTGAAAATGCATCAAGGATGAAAGTATGATTATGATTTACGGAAGAAACCAGAAGTTGATATAGCAAATGTGAAGCCATGCAGAAACGAGCTGCTAGGTTCTTTACCCATTACTGCAAAAGCTAGCTATGCCTAAAATACATGTTGCACAGACCAAATACAACGATGCAATTATTCCTATTTCAAAATCAAGATGAAAAGATGTCAACTGAGGACGAAGTTTTCAAAATTATAATGACGAAAAAACTTTCAGCAAATATCAGCAATCCTCATATTAACATGAAAAGAGCCAGTTGAGTAAAGCTAAGCAGCAAAGGAGTATATGAGAGGCCGTAAGCCCACCAAAGCATCAAATTCTACTGAGAAATGAACTAAACAATATtccatgaatgaaatgaatggcTACAAACATAGCATGAAAAAATGCTTATATCAATACTTCACCTGAATTCAAAAAGATGCATTTGACTTATCTACAGTATGCTTGGTCCAAAAAGTGAAGCCAAGGGGAACAGCGTACAACCATAGTCCATAAAAAGCAAGAAAGTGAGCAATGTTTACCTTGGTATAATTTGAGTGGAATGAGTTACTAAATGAAAACATTTTCTAGCAAACCAACTTTGttgtaaaaaaaatgcaatgaaaacagaaatttcttctACATAAAGATTCTCGACCTAATCTCTGTCACACTTCTCTTCAAAAGGCGCACATTTAATTCCCTCCCTCCTAACACTACTACTTACCCGAACTAGatataataataaatgaaatagatgaaaataaaatacgTCAATCAACATAATCAGCAATAATGTCATTTTTACATCAGAGATACAATACCAGAAGTTCATTAAAAATCATTCAGAAGCAGTATAGGACAATTCCAAACAAAGAAACCATTCTCCAAATCTTGTCACCTTAGCCCCACAACTTCCTTGTCAGTCCAATATTGGGGAGTTAAAAGGAAGCTATGAAAAGTCAAAAACCAACCCCCATAATCAACCATTATCACAACATTGGCAATGTTCAGTGATCACTAACATGAACAGTGAAAGAAAATTCAAACCTGAGCTCAGTGCAGTTTGCAGGGATAAGGTGAACTCCAATGCCATACACAGGCCTAAGTTTTGTTGGCAGCGAAAAGCCAAGGCCATACTTCATAATACTAGCAGCTGTTTCTTTAGAAGATGGGAGCCAAGCATATCTCACATTTGCATCCCCACGACAGCTTTTAGTGATGGCAACCTGTTTCTTGAAAAGCTCAAATCGAGATTCCATAAAGACGCCTGAGCCACAATGGATCTCAATTATATTTGCATTATCCTGAAAACATATGCCATTGAAGAAAAAATCTCTCACAGTATCAGAATCTACTTTCTCCATCTGTTGGTTGTCAACAAGGGTCACATCAACTTTCTCATTTGCTTCTCTGACGCTACTGTCTTCAGCTTCTCCATCATAACCTTCTCCTCCAAGTTTGTGATGAACATGAATTTCTTTAAGAAGAGCATTTGATTCTCCACTGGACTCCCTCAAATTTGAAATATCTGAACCATTTATCGCAATCTCAAGTTGCAACTTGATGTCACCAGACACCTGAGGTTCTGAGACTAGATGGTCCTGACTTCTCTTATTATAGGAGCAGGCATGGAATTCGCCACCATCAACAAAAGTCTCAGGGAAAAAGCACTTCCCAGCTTCATCAATCCATGCAATGGGCTGCAGCAGACCAGTCTTTAAATCCAGTTGGAACATATGCAAGAAGTCTAGTGCAATGCGTTTCTTATTAAACTGCAACTCAGTCATTGCCTTCTTTTGTTGAAGATCTTTCTTAACCAACATAAGAATGTCTTTGGGGAAATCAACCCATTCACCCTTTTGGTAATACATCAAGCGCTGTGGCAGCCCAgttttcatgaaattcacaTGGTATACTGGCAACTTTCTGCCATCAAGTTTCCTCCGCTTGCAGAGTTGAAGGGGAGAACCCAGGTTGGATCGTGATGGAGACATGCCATTTTTTCCAACCAATGATGTTTCGACCTGGGCTGCCCGCTTCCTCTTCAGGTCAGGAACAACACGCCATCTGCTACCCAATACCTTGGCGAATTTGGTTTCCATTTCTACCCACAGGATCAATCCCTATCCGCTGATTC from Coffea eugenioides isolate CCC68of chromosome 8, Ceug_1.0, whole genome shotgun sequence encodes the following:
- the LOC113781530 gene encoding inactive poly [ADP-ribose] polymerase RCD1-like isoform X2 gives rise to the protein METKFAKVLGSRWRVVPDLKRKRAAQVETSLVGKNGMSPSRSNLGSPLQLCKRRKLDGRKLPVYHVNFMKTGLPQRLMYYQKGEWVDFPKDILMLVKKDLQQKKAMTELQFNKKRIALDFLHMFQLDLKTGLLQPIAWIDEAGKCFFPETFVDGGEFHACSYNKRSQDHLVSEPQVSGDIKLQLEIAINGSDISNLRESSGESNALLKEIHVHHKLGGEGYDGEAEDSSVREANEKVDVTLVDNQQMEKVDSDTVRDFFFNGICFQDNANIIEIHCGSGVFMESRFELFKKQVAITKSCRGDANVRYAWLPSSKETAASIMKYGLGFSLPTKLRPVYGIGVHLIPANCTELSANYSDVDENGVRHMVFCRVIMGNTELVHPGSEQFHPSSEDFDSGMDDFQNPSHYVIWNMNANSHIYPEYAISFKISSDAEGVLAKTEGKIDLKGTSICHQVPEGQVNMDSSTTDLVLNGRPPEKAGNQVSNSLRTPKSPWMPFPMLFEAIASEVPEKDMNVVRSNYEEFRNKKMTRDDFVKNLRMIVGDSLLRSTITGLQSKIQLKSKVELVTPKPESEAWVRST
- the LOC113781530 gene encoding inactive poly [ADP-ribose] polymerase RCD1-like isoform X1, whose protein sequence is METKFAKVLGSRWRVVPDLKRKRAAQVETSLVGKNGMSPSRSNLGSPLQLCKRRKLDGRKLPVYHVNFMKTGLPQRLMYYQKGEWVDFPKDILMLVKKDLQQKKAMTELQFNKKRIALDFLHMFQLDLKTGLLQPIAWIDEAGKCFFPETFVDGGEFHACSYNKRSQDHLVSEPQVSGDIKLQLEIAINGSDISNLRESSGESNALLKEIHVHHKLGGEGYDGEAEDSSVREANEKVDVTLVDNQQMEKVDSDTVRDFFFNGICFQDNANIIEIHCGSGVFMESRFELFKKQVAITKSCRGDANVRYAWLPSSKETAASIMKYGLGFSLPTKLRPVYGIGVHLIPANCTELSANYSDVDENGVRHMVFCRVIMGNTELVHPGSEQFHPSSEDFDSGMDDFQNPSHYVIWNMNANSHIYPEYAISFKISSDAEGVLAKTEGKIDLKGTSICHQVPEGQVNMDSSTTDLASECNQVLNGRPPEKAGNQVSNSLRTPKSPWMPFPMLFEAIASEVPEKDMNVVRSNYEEFRNKKMTRDDFVKNLRMIVGDSLLRSTITGLQSKIQLKSKVELVTPKPESEAWVRST